The following are encoded in a window of Rissa tridactyla isolate bRisTri1 chromosome 15, bRisTri1.patW.cur.20221130, whole genome shotgun sequence genomic DNA:
- the TRIM16 gene encoding tripartite motif-containing protein 16 — MFVPGELPPNLGLEGSTFTGDNAGLEDNVGGEGEADGARRFALCRLVLNSSENAARAQESKKDEIYCDCCSAEEEVAVECCEVRKSSGVDVLPSVYSGLKNKLSRIRRDFLVRPGENEKQPDKKGMNSQCEQQRPNSLLILLETRCINSPSWSSSSGQHQELVLHSWGPLPLSPWCASPKYHGPRASNNDKVTNTDPWEQLYPDHPEGTGHRHQVMSDKSLYFSCFEVEISGADIYLGMTYRSIDQAGSESNSCTLRNNFSWSTLRNGKGFSAWPSDVEMPLKVFGRIGVYPNYPSRTLSFYRVTCDETTFMHQFDMILLSPSTTTFGF; from the exons ATGTTTGTACCAGGAGAACTGCCCCCAAacctggggctggagggcagcaccttcacTGGGGACAACGCTGGCCTGGAGGACAACGTCGGTGGGGAAGGTGAAGCGGATGGTGCACGCAGATTTGCCCTGTGCAGGCTGGTTTTGAACAGCTCTGAGAATGCAGCCAGAGCTCAGGAGAGCAAAAAAGATGAGATTTACTGTGACTGCTGCTcggcggaggaggaggtggctgtg GAGTGCTGTGAAGTCAGGAAGAGCTCCGGGGTGGATGTTCTTCCCAGCGTTTACAGCGGGCTGAAGAACAAACTGTCTCGAATCAG GAGGGACTTTCTTGTCAGACCTGGAGAGAATGAGAAACAGCCAGATAAAAAGGGCATGAACTCGCAGTGTGAGCAACAGAGACCAAACTCGCTGCTCATCTTGCTCGAGACAAGATGCATCAACTCACCATCCTG GTCCTCATCCTCCGGACAACATCAGGAGCTGGTCCTGCACAGCTGGGGACCATTGCCTCTGTCCCCATGGTGTGCGAGCCCCAAGTACCACGGCCCACG AGCCAGCAACAACGACAAAGTGACCAACACTGATCCATGGGAACAGCTGTACCCAGATCATCCTGAAGGAACTGGACATAGACACCAGGTGATGTCTGACAAGAGTTTGTACTTTAGCTGTTTTGAGGTTGAGATATCTGGGGCTGACATTTACCTTGGCATGACGTACAGAAGCATCGACCAGGCAGGTTCAGAAAGCAATAGCTGCACCTTGAGGAACAACTTCTCCTGGAGCACCCTGCGGAATGGGAAAGGGTTTTCTGCATGGCCCAGCGATGTGGAGATGCCCCTCAAAGTCTTTGGTAGGATAGGGGTCTACCCAAACTACCCCAGCAGGACCTTGTCCTTTTACAGGGTCACCTGCGATGAGACGACCTTTATGCACCAGTTTGATATGATTTTGTTGAGCCCCTCTACCACGACTTTTggcttttaa